From Rudanella lutea DSM 19387, a single genomic window includes:
- a CDS encoding START-like domain-containing protein → MEKFKFVTEYELRASPKMLFPYISTASGLSQWFAAKVNTLPEHRFDFLWDNESHIARQVSLRQNKSVRFEFLDTAENGHDNNYVDFRVDQSELTQSTYLRITDYSTNTDAEDLQDLWDGLMEKLREIVGS, encoded by the coding sequence ATGGAGAAGTTTAAGTTTGTGACCGAATACGAGCTTCGGGCCTCGCCCAAAATGCTGTTTCCTTACATTAGCACGGCCTCAGGCCTGTCGCAGTGGTTTGCAGCCAAAGTGAATACCCTCCCCGAACACCGGTTCGATTTTCTCTGGGACAACGAGAGCCACATTGCCCGTCAGGTGTCGCTCCGCCAAAATAAAAGCGTTCGCTTCGAGTTTCTGGATACTGCCGAAAATGGGCACGATAATAACTATGTGGACTTTCGGGTCGATCAAAGCGAACTGACACAATCGACTTACCTCCGCATCACCGACTATTCGACCAACACGGATGCCGAAGACTTACAGGACCTTTGGGATGGCCTGATGGAAAAACTCCGCGAGATTGTCGGTAGTTAA
- the rpsO gene encoding 30S ribosomal protein S15: MSLPTEKKQEIFATQGFKKSAEDTGSAESQIALFTYRISHLTEHLKAHKHDHGTRQGLLKLVGKRRRLLDYLMRKDINRYRAIIAALGIRK, translated from the coding sequence ATGTCATTACCGACCGAAAAGAAGCAAGAAATCTTTGCAACCCAGGGCTTCAAGAAATCCGCTGAAGACACGGGTTCGGCCGAATCCCAGATCGCACTCTTTACGTACCGCATCTCTCACCTGACCGAACACCTGAAAGCGCACAAGCACGATCATGGTACGCGTCAAGGTCTGTTGAAGCTCGTAGGTAAGCGTCGCCGTCTGCTCGATTACCTCATGCGCAAAGATATTAACCGGTACCGGGCCATTATTGCCGCGTTGGGCATCCGGAAGTAA
- a CDS encoding LptF/LptG family permease, which translates to MKKIDKLILSSFWGPFVLTLCVVIFIFLMRLLMFYIDDFVSKDVDLVTFGRVLFFFSLLTIPTALPLATLLSSLMTYGNLGEFFELTAMKSAGISLTRAMRPLLIVAVLISGFSFWFNNVVAPWANLKGYSLLYDIKTAKATLNLKEGIFYNDLPGYSIKVDKKITTDPNSTTGDLLKGLIIYKHATSGIESGNREVILADSGRMYTDKDRSYLVFELYNGNDYQEQSDPNNVSYASNGTPNQSSQFIRNSFGHYKLVIGLESFGIHRTDEQQFEYHEYMKNLGELTTITDSLKKDFRSTALNVANSSRQYYSYQFRNEGPTATPVSSTTALKDGPWVDSVMKKSSYRPHELAATALLQAQSVQSYANSNVVYLQEKQRQVYKYELEKHHKFTQAISVFIMFLIGAPLGAIIKKGGFGLPVLVSIIFFILLYVLTLNGDKFAKDGVLWVPAGAWMANVLLLPVGLYFMYQARHDSRLFDKDVYVIAWERFKTAISKQRTTNNSQ; encoded by the coding sequence TTGAAAAAAATAGACAAGCTTATCCTCTCGTCGTTCTGGGGACCGTTTGTGCTGACCCTTTGCGTGGTCATTTTTATCTTTCTGATGCGCTTGCTGATGTTCTACATCGACGACTTCGTATCCAAAGATGTCGACCTGGTAACGTTTGGGCGGGTTCTGTTTTTCTTTTCCCTGTTGACCATTCCTACGGCCCTGCCGCTGGCCACGTTACTGTCGTCGCTCATGACGTATGGTAACTTGGGTGAGTTTTTTGAACTGACGGCTATGAAGAGTGCGGGCATTTCGCTCACGCGCGCCATGCGCCCGCTGCTCATTGTAGCCGTCCTGATCAGTGGCTTTTCGTTCTGGTTCAATAATGTGGTAGCCCCCTGGGCAAACCTAAAAGGGTATAGCTTGCTGTACGATATCAAAACCGCCAAAGCTACGCTGAACCTGAAAGAAGGCATCTTCTACAACGACTTGCCGGGTTACAGTATCAAGGTCGACAAGAAAATTACTACCGACCCCAACAGTACCACCGGCGACCTGCTCAAGGGGCTCATTATCTACAAACACGCTACATCGGGCATTGAATCGGGCAACCGGGAGGTAATTCTGGCTGATTCGGGGCGTATGTACACCGACAAAGACCGCTCGTATCTGGTGTTTGAGCTTTACAATGGCAACGACTATCAGGAGCAGTCGGACCCAAACAACGTTAGCTACGCCAGCAACGGCACCCCTAACCAGTCTTCTCAGTTCATCCGCAACAGCTTTGGGCACTACAAGCTGGTTATCGGCCTCGAATCATTTGGGATTCATCGCACCGATGAGCAGCAGTTTGAGTACCACGAGTATATGAAAAACCTGGGCGAACTAACCACCATTACCGACTCGCTCAAGAAAGATTTCCGTAGTACCGCCCTCAACGTGGCCAACTCGTCGCGGCAGTATTACAGTTATCAGTTTCGAAACGAGGGTCCCACGGCTACCCCTGTTAGCTCAACCACCGCATTGAAAGATGGCCCCTGGGTCGACTCGGTGATGAAGAAGAGTAGCTATCGGCCCCATGAACTGGCCGCAACAGCCCTGCTGCAGGCGCAGAGTGTACAAAGTTATGCGAACTCCAACGTCGTGTATCTACAGGAGAAACAACGGCAGGTTTATAAATACGAGCTCGAGAAACACCACAAGTTTACGCAGGCAATCTCAGTGTTCATCATGTTTCTGATTGGAGCCCCGCTGGGTGCTATCATCAAAAAAGGAGGCTTTGGCCTGCCCGTACTTGTTTCCATCATCTTCTTTATTCTGCTCTACGTGCTTACCCTCAATGGCGACAAGTTTGCCAAAGACGGCGTACTTTGGGTACCGGCCGGCGCCTGGATGGCCAACGTTCTGCTCCTCCCGGTGGGTCTGTATTTTATGTATCAGGCCCGGCACGACTCCCGACTGTTCGATAAAGATGTGTATGTAATCGCCTGGGAGCGGTTCAAAACAGCTATCAGTAAACAACGAACAACGAACAACAGTCAATGA
- a CDS encoding WD40/YVTN/BNR-like repeat-containing protein: MLNSCTTLSVTVLAALLIANPTLAQRKKTKAATPTVAATPTTTNKLLEGLRWRNIGPFRAGRALAAAGHPDQPLTYYFGATGGGVWKTVDGGANWTHISDSTFKSSSVGAITVAPSDPNVLYVGMGEAEIRGNIANGDGVYKSTDAGKTWKHMGLKMADAIGNIEVHPQNPDIAYVAALGNPFAPNKERGIFRTTDGGKTWQHILSKNDSTGAACIKMDPSNPRVLYASLWQAYRNSYQMSSGGPGCGLYKSTDGGDTWVSLNNRPGMPKGMLGKIGITVSPANPNRLYAMIESAKGGLYRSDDAGNSWQLINEDKNLWQRPWYYMMLAADPKNENSLIVLNVSALKSTDGGKTFTNIPVHHSDTHDIWWNPKNPQNYIIADDGGGEVTFNGGATFSDIDIPTAQFYHVALDNDFPYNVYGAQQDNSSIRIASRTTGYAIGPSDWWSVAGGESGYITPDPKDVNVTFGGSYDGLITRYDKNNDQNQVVNVYPEYSMGAPSSARKYRFQWTYPIVFSPHDNNVLFCTSQFVHRSTDNGHSWEDISPDLTRNDPKTQGDTGGPITKDNTGAETFPTVYSFAESPLEKGVYWAGSDDGLMHISRDAGKTWQKITPSTSLVPEWALISIIHPSDHTTGKAYVAAKRYMSGDRKPYLLKTTDYGKTWTSIANGIPADEYCHVVREDPNQPGLLYAGTERGVYVSFNDGASWQPLSLNMPITPIRDLQIHKREKDLVVATHGRSFWIMDDVTPLHEMAANTGQSLADKPAHLFKPRHAYRMEGGAGGRRGAPTDQGENAPNGVLVRYALNGKPDKEVKLLFMTTVGDTIISYSSQKDKKGQPLKVIKDFYEDADNERADVVATKPGLNTFLWDMRYPDATAVEGTNIMWTGRGTGAKVVPGMYKVQLLIDNKVVGEQPIEIRKNPKINTSADDYRAQFELLQKINNKLSETHKGVNQIRQIRNQINGYLKDVKDPSVAEKFKKATKPMLDELDQLESTLMQPKSKAFQDALAYPIRLNDKLAGVASVVSSADTKPTKASYTVFEDLSKQADTALSKLKELVQKQIPAFNQMVAEQRMPAINAQ, encoded by the coding sequence ATGCTAAACTCCTGTACTACCCTCTCCGTAACTGTACTGGCCGCGCTACTCATAGCCAACCCCACGCTGGCCCAGCGCAAAAAAACCAAAGCGGCCACCCCTACCGTAGCGGCCACGCCCACCACCACAAACAAGCTGCTTGAAGGGCTTCGGTGGCGTAACATTGGCCCCTTCCGGGCCGGGCGGGCACTGGCGGCAGCCGGGCACCCCGATCAACCGCTCACCTACTATTTCGGAGCCACCGGCGGGGGCGTCTGGAAAACGGTTGACGGAGGAGCCAACTGGACGCACATCTCAGACAGTACGTTCAAATCGTCGTCGGTGGGTGCCATTACCGTAGCCCCCTCCGACCCCAACGTACTCTATGTGGGTATGGGCGAAGCCGAAATCCGGGGTAACATCGCCAACGGCGATGGCGTCTACAAATCGACCGATGCCGGTAAGACCTGGAAACACATGGGTCTGAAAATGGCCGACGCCATAGGCAACATCGAGGTACACCCCCAGAACCCAGATATCGCCTACGTTGCAGCCCTCGGCAACCCGTTTGCACCCAACAAGGAGCGCGGGATTTTCCGCACAACCGACGGTGGAAAAACGTGGCAACACATTCTCTCGAAAAACGACAGCACCGGCGCGGCCTGCATCAAAATGGACCCGAGCAACCCACGGGTTTTGTACGCTTCGCTCTGGCAGGCCTACCGAAACAGCTACCAGATGAGCAGTGGTGGTCCGGGCTGTGGCCTTTACAAATCGACCGACGGGGGCGATACCTGGGTAAGCCTCAACAACCGGCCTGGTATGCCCAAAGGGATGCTCGGCAAAATTGGCATTACGGTATCACCGGCCAACCCCAACCGGTTGTACGCCATGATCGAAAGTGCCAAGGGCGGCTTGTATCGCTCCGACGACGCGGGCAACAGCTGGCAGCTGATTAACGAAGACAAAAACCTCTGGCAACGGCCCTGGTACTACATGATGCTGGCCGCCGACCCGAAAAACGAAAACAGCCTGATTGTACTCAATGTGAGTGCCCTCAAATCGACCGACGGCGGCAAAACGTTTACCAACATCCCGGTACACCACAGCGATACGCACGACATCTGGTGGAACCCCAAAAACCCGCAGAATTATATCATTGCCGATGATGGAGGTGGCGAAGTGACCTTCAACGGGGGGGCTACATTTTCGGATATCGACATCCCAACGGCGCAGTTTTACCATGTAGCCCTCGACAACGATTTCCCCTATAATGTGTACGGCGCCCAGCAGGATAACTCGTCGATTCGGATTGCAAGCCGCACGACAGGCTACGCTATCGGCCCAAGCGACTGGTGGTCGGTAGCCGGGGGCGAGTCGGGGTACATTACCCCCGACCCCAAAGATGTGAATGTGACATTTGGCGGTAGCTACGACGGGCTGATTACCCGCTACGATAAAAACAACGATCAGAATCAGGTGGTCAACGTGTACCCCGAGTACAGCATGGGTGCGCCGTCGTCGGCCCGGAAATACCGGTTCCAGTGGACGTACCCCATTGTTTTTTCACCCCACGACAACAACGTCCTGTTCTGTACCTCGCAGTTTGTGCATCGGAGCACCGACAATGGCCATTCGTGGGAGGACATCAGCCCCGACCTAACCCGCAACGACCCCAAAACCCAGGGCGATACCGGCGGCCCAATCACTAAAGACAATACCGGTGCCGAGACGTTCCCGACGGTGTATTCGTTTGCCGAGTCGCCCCTCGAAAAAGGCGTTTACTGGGCTGGTTCCGACGATGGCCTGATGCACATCAGCCGGGATGCGGGCAAAACCTGGCAAAAAATTACACCCTCTACCAGCCTCGTGCCGGAGTGGGCGCTGATCAGCATTATTCACCCGTCCGACCACACGACCGGCAAGGCCTACGTGGCGGCCAAACGCTACATGTCGGGCGACCGCAAGCCGTACCTGCTCAAAACCACCGACTACGGCAAAACCTGGACTTCCATTGCTAACGGGATTCCGGCCGATGAATACTGCCATGTGGTACGTGAGGACCCTAACCAGCCCGGTCTGCTCTATGCCGGCACCGAACGGGGCGTGTACGTGTCGTTCAACGACGGGGCGTCGTGGCAACCGCTCAGCCTGAACATGCCCATTACGCCTATCCGCGATTTGCAGATTCATAAACGCGAGAAAGACCTTGTGGTCGCTACACACGGCCGCTCGTTCTGGATTATGGACGATGTAACGCCCCTGCACGAGATGGCCGCTAACACAGGGCAGTCATTAGCCGACAAACCCGCCCATCTGTTTAAACCTCGCCATGCGTACCGGATGGAAGGGGGCGCGGGCGGCCGACGCGGAGCCCCCACCGATCAGGGCGAAAATGCCCCCAACGGTGTGCTGGTGCGGTATGCACTGAACGGTAAACCCGACAAGGAAGTCAAGCTGTTGTTTATGACTACGGTGGGCGACACCATCATTTCGTACTCCAGCCAGAAAGACAAGAAAGGGCAGCCGCTGAAAGTAATCAAAGACTTTTACGAAGACGCCGACAATGAGCGCGCCGACGTGGTAGCCACCAAACCGGGTCTGAATACTTTTTTGTGGGATATGCGCTACCCCGACGCTACGGCCGTAGAAGGCACCAACATCATGTGGACCGGCCGCGGAACCGGGGCCAAAGTGGTACCGGGCATGTACAAAGTACAGTTGCTGATTGATAACAAGGTGGTGGGCGAGCAACCCATTGAGATTCGGAAGAACCCGAAAATCAACACTAGCGCCGACGATTACCGGGCTCAGTTTGAGCTGTTGCAGAAGATCAACAACAAGCTTTCAGAAACGCACAAAGGCGTGAATCAGATCCGGCAGATTCGCAACCAGATCAACGGCTACCTGAAAGACGTGAAAGACCCATCGGTGGCCGAGAAGTTCAAGAAAGCAACCAAACCCATGCTCGATGAACTCGATCAGCTGGAGTCGACCCTGATGCAACCCAAATCAAAGGCGTTTCAGGATGCCCTGGCTTACCCCATCCGTCTGAATGACAAATTGGCCGGGGTGGCCTCGGTGGTATCGTCGGCCGATACGAAACCCACCAAAGCGTCGTACACGGTGTTTGAAGATTTGTCGAAGCAGGCCGACACGGCTTTGAGCAAGTTGAAAGAGTTGGTGCAGAAGCAGATTCCGGCGTTTAACCAGATGGTTGCCGAGCAGCGTATGCCCGCTATCAACGCACAATAA